In the genome of Primulina tabacum isolate GXHZ01 chromosome 13, ASM2559414v2, whole genome shotgun sequence, the window GGAAAATTCGAAGATGTCAATGCAAATGCTCAAATTCAAATGGAAGCTGATGAAAAACTTGCTACTTTTATAAAGAGAAAAAACATCAAATTTAGTTCTATGTCCAAGACACGAAGCCaacaaaacaacaaaaaattatCTGATGATGCCAAAAGAAGTAACCACATTCTGATTGAAGATGATGACAAGCTTTCTTCCTCCATAACGAGAAAGAGACAAGTCAAAACTAAAAATGACACACAAAATGTGGCATCtgtgaagatcaaacaagaaaaaTTTGATTCCATCGTAACTTATTGCGCTAtgcttttttattgttttttttttaaatttttgtcttatattacatttttcctattaataaatatttgtgtttacattttttaataattattattttcattaacTGATTATATATCATCATATTCTTTTATAGAtagtttttaattatataatttaaccTAAAGTTTGCACACAAAAAATTTAGACATTAATCATCGAGATATCATGTACAACGCACGTGCTACCTACTAGTATAAAAGAAAAGCTACAAATTGTATGCACACTCTGTACTTGAATAACATTTTCAAGAAACCAGAAGGGCGTCACTTCACCTCCGATCTCTAAACAGAAACTTAAATCATTCCCACTCTGACAATTAGTCCAGTAACAACAGAAATTCAAAAAAGAATTTTGACCCATCTAAATTTCCCAAACAATACTAAATGTATCAGACAATACCTACATTATCTGAGGATAAATCGTACACTTTGACATTTTTATATACAATGTCATCTGTGGCCGGTTGAGTTAGTTTCTGCTGTGACGGAGTTCCAGGCAAATAAAGCAGCTCCAACGGCAGGCTCCACCTGAGGAACCAAAACAAGGACACGACTAACAACATTTTCGAACTGAGCAAAAAGACAAAGGATGCAAAGAAAATGAAATGGAGGaattattttagaaaatttgaacacgATAAATTATATGGCCCGGGCACCCATAATAAGATAGAAGTATAGTCGGCAACCATTTGCCAAGGAAATAAAATAACCCAAATTAAGCATTCTCAGTAGCATGTTACTAGAAATACTATAATCAGCATCAACCCAAGATACCTAAGCACTTATATAGCACTCTGGCAAGATAAGAACAGTGGGCTCAGAATTATAAAAGAAATAATCGAAGGGAGTATTAAATTAAATCAAGTAAATGCACCAAGGCCATACAGCATTCCAGGATTACTAGCCATGAACGAAGCTAACCTCCGGTCTTATAGGACAAGCCCCAGGGTAAGCCTCCACAATAGAATTAGTAACTTCTCTCCCTATATCCCATGTCTTCTTAGCTTCAAGTACTCCACCAACAATGACAAAAGGGAAAGAATCCTTCCCATCTGCAtggtaaaaaattaaattacatCTTCAGTCTTTATGTTTGAGAATGAAAGTGAGTGAGGTCCGTGCAACTTGCGTGGAGGGTGGTTTGAGGAAACATGAGTCCTATAATTGCATATGTAGTAATAAAATACTCAATCCAGAAGTGAGAAGATTGTTAGTATTTGATAATTAAGTGGGTGTACAAGACTGTTACTTCAAGCTACTGCAATTACAGCTTTTTCTGTTTATGACTGTGGGGTGATCCATTCTTATTCAATAAACGATCAGTACCTTAAGAAACTATATCAATGCAATGACAAATTAAGACATACCTTTACCAGCCAATTGTAGTCGTTGAACCACGGCTTTTACACTTAAAACCAATTCTTGAACAGCATAACTCAAAATCTCCTCAGCAACTTGATCACCTGCTTCAGCACAGGATACCACAACAGGAACAAGTGCCGCAATTCGAGCCCATGATGAATCTGCATAGGTCCACCTAAATTCCAAtaagcaagaaaataaaactagCAGAATTTCAATAGGTCCACTTAAATTCTAATGAACAAGAATTAATATTGATGTGGAAATTAAATGACAAAGTGCATGATTGAATAACAAATTTCAGCTCCTTCTGTTGACTATCCTCTCTCTTGTCCAACAATTTAAACTTTCATCAGACTCAAAGCTACTTAATATCAGCATCATGGTCTTGACAACAGAAAATGAATGGATATAAAACATTATTAAATCCAAATAGTTGTTACTTCACTTAAAATTTCTGTAGCCAGGGACAGATAAGAGATTGATGAGTTAGCATTTTCAAGAGAATAGTTCATGGAATAATTTTTCAGCGTAGAAAATCAAGAAGAGATCCCACCGTCGACGACTTAAAAAGCTGTCAGCAATTGATGAACGAAAAAAGGAGTTACGTGTACATTGCGTCATGCCAATCAACActcaaaaaatataaatgaaacaATTTACTGGCCATGCAACGCTTGGCCAAAACTAATTATGACCACTAAAAACATGCCTAACCCATTTATTCATTGTTCATCAGCACTGAAATGAATAAATATTTATGAGTCAAGAGTTCATTCAGAGAGATACCCAATTATTTCATCTGGAGAAGAAAGACAAAGTGTCTTTAGAATATAATTTGTAAGCATGGTAGCTGGACCACGGCCATCATGAGCCTTCACCACCGCCGTTAATCCCTTAGCAGCAATTCCATAACCactgaaaacaaaaaaaaattggtcAATCAAAACATCAATCGCAACATGAATGTGCATGGACATCATAAAACTCTTACTccacaattaattttttatgcttTGACAACTACAACATGGATATAAATATTGCACGTCTTTTTTACCTCAAGCGTTGGAGTTCTTAAAGACACATTTAAGAATCAGAAACTGACTAGGAAGGAAGTGAGCTACAAAAAACTTATAAATTATATCTTTATTGGGGAAAAGAATGCCGAAAAATCATACACATATGAATTCAACTTTTCTGACCCTAGAAGAGGAGAGAATTATATTAAAACATACTATTAATTTAATAGatgtataatataataaagGTGTGTACTTTGTTCATTTAACTACCACAATGTTTCTCCAAGAGACACGTATCTAATTTCAGAGTTTCAGTTACTAATTATCGTTGATTTTACCTGCCCCAATCACCTAATACAGGTCCTGCACCAGCAGCACGAGCATCTCTTCCATCCTCAGTAAATCCATAAGCAATGCATCCAGTTCCAGCAATCAGTACACAGCCATGAAGTTTCCCCATCGTCCCACTTGCAAGGGCCGCTACTGCATCATTCTGAACGTATATCTTTACATTAGGTGAGAATATAGGCCTGAAAACAATTGATGAGCAATTTTAAAGGTTGCGGGCTAAATATCAAAATCAGCAGCTGTATGATACATATTACATAACATTCTCCGGACCATAAATCTTATCCTTATCAAGCCGCATGTTCCTTTAGGTGCAAAGCGAAGGATGTACGGGAAACATTTTAATAGTATAGACTTGCTGAGGCATTTTGACTCAAAACCATTTCGCTCCTGGCACCAGATTTCCCAAATAGATCAACCAATTAAATTTAGCCACCATTTGGATTTTGAAACTTTGGGTAATGTGAAAGGGGTATTAAATGGTCTTTTTTCCTTTTACTCTTTGACGAGATAaatattacataaaatattcaattttttgGGAAGTGCTGATTTTTTAACCTTTAGTCTCTGGATTTTAAAACCGCTTACTTTGATTGAATATAGTTCAGTATCTAGAATCTGAAATCATCGTGAGAATTtctctttcttctttttttatatACCAGTAGTCAACTCCACATTTAGAACCATTAGATATGTAAAGATGCAGGACATAAATGTTTGAGCAGCCAAAGGAAAATGGATGAAAGATATTTGCAAGATGACTACACTTCATATAACTGAATATTCCAAAATCTACACAGAAGTGCAGTACCTCATCCAACTGAATATCCTTTCCTGATCCAACGGATGGTTCACGCCAGAAATTCCCAAGCAAACAGCACGTACAAGTGAATGGCTTGTGCCTGCACTGGTTAGAGCTTCTGCTATTACTTGTTCAAGTGTTTCTCTGGCAGCTTTTTCTACAAAACCCAATTCATAATAGATGAGACAGTTCACTAAACAATACATGAACATAACTCAACAATTAAAAACACCAAACATCTTTCCTCTTCCCTAATTAAAGAACTAAACAATAtaaatttcaaaaactgtttgtattcattaaaaaatgatagattaacataacctttttctTGCTTCATGGTCAAAGTTTCTGATGATTTATGCCCTGGATCAATCGATTTGATTCGTAagccattaaatttaaaaaaaattaaaaaaatgaatgcTGACATCATCGAACACCACCATTTTCTCATTTTTCGTTTTATGGTTACTGCATAGTTTTTGCTGGAATGCCCAGAAAGGCATTCTCGGAACTGCAATGGTGTATACCAGGTCAAAGTTCCAGGTTTTACATAGCAATGGCCTAAAACGAAAATTTTATTAACATGTCAGGCCTATTTCTCCGCGTCACGTAACAGTATCGCACATCATGGaactatttttttcttttttttgtttttcgtgTTAAGATTTCTTAAACCTTGTCTAGtttttttgaatgaagaagATATAGAGTTTTcccataatttttttcaaaatttcttaacttttttattttttcaaaaaaaaccgCAGCAGTATAAGAGATGACCCTGAATTGATCTGGAAAGACAACCTCCGCAACCGTGCCGGATAACCACGATTGTTATGACTTAGGTATGACGAATACAGTCAAAT includes:
- the LOC142522795 gene encoding uncharacterized protein LOC142522795 isoform X2 gives rise to the protein MGSEFDDRPREEGVILGVDGGTTSTVCVCLPFLPASDIGRLPDPFPILGRAAGGCSNYNSVGEKAARETLEQVIAEALTSAGTSHSLVRAVCLGISGVNHPLDQERIFSWMRPIFSPNVKIYVQNDAVAALASGTMGKLHGCVLIAGTGCIAYGFTEDGRDARAAGAGPVLGDWGSGYGIAAKGLTAVVKAHDGRGPATMLTNYILKTLCLSSPDEIIGWTYADSSWARIAALVPVVVSCAEAGDQVAEEILSYAVQELVLSVKAVVQRLQLAGKGLMFPQTTLHASCTDLTHFHSQT
- the LOC142522795 gene encoding uncharacterized protein LOC142522795 isoform X1, translating into MGSEFDDRPREEGVILGVDGGTTSTVCVCLPFLPASDIGRLPDPFPILGRAAGGCSNYNSVGEKAARETLEQVIAEALTSAGTSHSLVRAVCLGISGVNHPLDQERIFSWMRPIFSPNVKIYVQNDAVAALASGTMGKLHGCVLIAGTGCIAYGFTEDGRDARAAGAGPVLGDWGSGYGIAAKGLTAVVKAHDGRGPATMLTNYILKTLCLSSPDEIIGWTYADSSWARIAALVPVVVSCAEAGDQVAEEILSYAVQELVLSVKAVVQRLQLAGKDGKDSFPFVIVGGVLEAKKTWDIGREVTNSIVEAYPGACPIRPEVEPAVGAALFAWNSVTAETNSTGHR